In Cicer arietinum cultivar CDC Frontier isolate Library 1 chromosome 7, Cicar.CDCFrontier_v2.0, whole genome shotgun sequence, a single window of DNA contains:
- the LOC101489796 gene encoding protein KINESIN LIGHT CHAIN-RELATED 1-like: MTVLTVKTPHKMQSFGIFLREPPQNETTVTGDHRNTSPAMKKTIKKTIITDETSLENPDLGPFLLKMARDSIACGSENLDKALDYAIRASKSFERVSGSGVDLATCLHVVAAIYSSLGRLDEAIEELERSILMLDVENGSGVGMVKFCGYMQLGDTYSMTGMLDRSIFCYESGLKIQIDVLGKSDPRVAETCRYLAEAHVQAMQFDEAEHFCKKTLEIHREHCSPASLAEAADRRLMALICEAKGDYEPALEHLVLASMSMIANGQDNEIAAIDVSIGDIYLSLCRFDEAVFSYQKALTVFKSTKGENHSSVALVYIRLADLYYKTGKLRESTSYCENALRIYSKPVPGTTAGEIASGLTEISAIYEALNEPEEALKLLQKAVKLLEGIPGQYRTVAGIEAQMGVMFYMVGRHVDAWKSFDSSVTKLRAGGERKSAFFGFVLNQMGLACVQLYKIEEAATHFEEAREILERECGTYHLDTLGVYSNLAATYDALGRVEDAIRILEYILKMREEKLGTANPDVDDEKKRLFELLKEAGRVRNRKGKSLENLIDSNSLKMKKEGRRRWGAFSFRT; this comes from the exons ATGACAGTGTTAACAGTGAAAACCCCACATAAAATGCAATCATTTGGTATTTTCCTCCGTGAACCGCCGCAAAATGAAACCACCGTCACCGGCGACCACCGTAACACATCACCGGCGATGAAGAAAACAATCAAGAAGACAATAATCACAGACGAAACTTCACTAGAAAACCCTGATTTGGGTCCATTTCTTCTGAAGATGGCACGTGACAGCATAGCTTGTGGCAGTGAGAATCTTGATAAGGCTTTGGATTATGCTATTCGGGCTTCGAAATCGTTTGAACGGGTTTCGGGTTCGGGTGTGGATCTTGCCACGTGTCTTCATGTTGTGGCTGCTATTTATAGTAGTTTGGGGAGGTTGGATGAGGCTATTGAGGAATTGGAAAGGTCCATTTTGATGTTGGATGTTGAAAATGGGTCTGGTGTTGGTATGGTGAAATTTTGTGGGTATATGCAACTTGGTGATACTTATTCTATGACTGGAATGTTGGATAGATCCATTTTCTGTTATGAATCGGGTTTGAAGATTCAAATTGATGTTTTGGGTAAGTCTGATCCAAGAGTTGCTGAAACTTGCAG GTACTTAGCGGAAGCACATGTTCAAGCCATGCAATTTGATGAGGCAGAACACTTCTGCAAGAAAACACTGGAAATTCATAGGGAGCATTGCTCGCCAGCTTCCCTAGCTGAAGCAGCCGACCGACGTCTCATGGCCCTTATATGTGAAGCAAAGGGAGACTATGAACCAGCACTTGAGCACCTTGTCCTTGCCAGCATGTCAATGATTGCCAACGGACAAGATAATGAGATTGCAGCTATTGATGTTAGCATCGGAGATATTTACTTGTCGCTGTGTCGGTTTGACGAGGCTGTTTTCTCCTATCAGAAAGCACTGACAGTGTTCAAATCCACCAAAGGTGAAAATCACAGTTCTGTTGCTTTAGTCTACATTCGCCTTGCTGATCTTTACTACAAGACAGGAAAATTACGAGAGTCGACATCCTATTGTGAAAATGCATTAAGAATTTACAGTAAACCTGTGCCTGGAACAACTGCTGGTGAGATTGCAAGTGGATTGACTGAAATATCTGCAATCTACGAAGCGCTTAATGAGCCCGAGGAGGCGCTGAAGCTCTTGCAAAAGGCGGTGAAATTATTGGAGGGTATCCCTGGACAATATAGGACAGTGGCAGGAATAGAAGCTCAAATGGGAGTAATGTTCTACATGGTTGGTCGGCATGTCGATGCTTGGAAATCTTTTGATAGTTCCGTTACAAAGCTGAGAGCTGGCGGGGAGAGGAAGTCGGCTTTTTTCGGATTTGTGTTGAACCAGATGGGCTTGGCATGTGTTCAACTCTATAAAATAGAAGAGGCTGCTACACATTTTGAAGAAGCTAGAGAGATCTTGGAGAGGGAGTGTGGAACCTATCATTTGGACACTCTTGGTGTATATAGCAACCTAGCTGCGACTTACGATGCCTTGGGAAG AGTTGAAGATGCTATTCGAATATTGGAATACATACTAAAGATGAGAGAAGAAAAACTTGGAACTGCAAATCCAGATGTTGATGATGAAAAGAAAAGATTGTTTGAACTTTTGAAAGAAGCGGGAAGAGTTCGGAATAGAAAAGGAAAATCTCTTGAAAACCTTATAGATTCGAACtcgttgaagatgaagaaggaaGGAAGAAGGAGATGGGGTGCATTTAGTTTTAGAACTTAG